A genome region from Planctomycetota bacterium includes the following:
- a CDS encoding 3-dehydroquinate synthase → MRLVPAETASQRAYDAEFAVPCVHRLRFTHDVLGDDAGVLLECLHPTESRVRVLVCVDAGVAESDPSLRVRLDAFFDRFCERVEQAGSIVTIDGGEACKNSGIAVEGVLKAINENDLDRRNYVLVIGGGAVLDAVGYATAVAHRGVRLVRLPTTTLAQDDSGVGVKNAINVFGKKNWQGTFAVPWAVINDETLLKTLPDRDYRNGFSEAVKVALLKDAEFFDELCQNASRIAHRDPEASRRAIEQSALLHLRHITEGGDPFEALEARPLDFGHWSAHRLEPMTNFELRHGEAVAIGLALDCLYSVQTQGFDPGDSDRVIRCLQDLGIPLGHPALEREDEILVGLEEFRQHLGGRLTITLLRGVGDPVEVHEIDAAVMRQCIRDLRQRSVSP, encoded by the coding sequence ATGCGTCTGGTCCCGGCGGAGACGGCGTCGCAGAGGGCTTACGACGCCGAGTTTGCCGTCCCGTGCGTCCATCGGCTGCGTTTCACGCATGATGTCCTCGGCGATGATGCAGGCGTGCTGCTGGAGTGTCTGCATCCGACCGAGTCGAGGGTGCGCGTGCTGGTCTGCGTCGATGCAGGCGTTGCTGAAAGCGATCCGTCGCTGCGAGTGCGTCTGGACGCGTTCTTCGATCGCTTTTGCGAGCGCGTCGAGCAGGCGGGCAGCATCGTCACGATCGATGGTGGCGAGGCGTGCAAGAACAGCGGCATCGCCGTCGAGGGCGTGCTTAAAGCGATTAACGAGAACGACCTTGATCGTCGGAACTACGTCCTCGTCATTGGCGGAGGTGCCGTGCTCGATGCCGTCGGCTATGCGACGGCTGTCGCGCATCGCGGCGTGCGTCTGGTCCGTCTGCCCACGACGACGCTCGCGCAAGATGACAGCGGCGTCGGCGTAAAGAACGCCATTAACGTATTCGGCAAGAAGAACTGGCAAGGCACGTTCGCCGTGCCGTGGGCCGTCATCAACGACGAGACGCTGCTCAAGACGCTGCCGGATCGCGACTATCGCAACGGTTTCAGCGAAGCGGTGAAGGTGGCTCTGCTGAAGGACGCGGAGTTCTTCGACGAGCTGTGTCAGAACGCTTCCAGGATTGCGCATCGCGACCCCGAGGCGAGCCGCCGTGCGATCGAGCAGTCGGCACTCCTGCACCTTCGGCACATCACCGAGGGCGGCGATCCGTTCGAGGCTCTCGAAGCTCGGCCGCTCGATTTTGGTCACTGGTCGGCCCATCGCCTGGAGCCGATGACCAACTTCGAACTGCGACACGGCGAGGCCGTTGCAATCGGGCTGGCACTGGACTGTCTGTACAGCGTCCAGACCCAAGGCTTCGATCCGGGCGACTCGGACCGCGTCATTCGTTGCCTGCAGGACCTCGGCATCCCGCTCGGCCACCCGGCGCTCGAGCGAGAAGACGAAATCCTCGTCGGGCTCGAGGAGTTTCGCCAGCACCTCGGCGGCCGGCTCACAATCACGTTGCTCCGCGGCGTGGGTGACCCGGTGGAAGTGCACGAGATCGACGCGGCCGTCATGCGGCAGTGCATTCGAGACCTGCGGCAGCGCTCCGTCTCTCCCTGA
- a CDS encoding DUF2461 domain-containing protein: MPGIARETTRFLKQLAKNNDREWFKSHADEWEAARSDFLALIAALQPGLEKVSEFAWVDASKTGGSMFRIHRDVRFSKDKSPYKTNLSAVFPHAGVEGKVDAPCFYLQVSPTETMVAAGLYGPDAKSLKLIREAIADDPAAWKRATSGKKFDEHFAMTTDKLKRPPKGFDADHPAIEEIKRTRFAAMTKPISSDVVHGGGFDKEIVRLCKIANPLVAFVCRAMKLPW, translated from the coding sequence ATGCCCGGCATCGCGAGAGAAACGACGCGTTTCCTGAAGCAACTCGCAAAGAACAACGATCGCGAGTGGTTCAAGAGCCACGCCGACGAGTGGGAGGCCGCCCGAAGCGACTTCCTGGCGTTGATCGCGGCGTTGCAGCCGGGACTCGAGAAGGTCAGTGAGTTCGCGTGGGTCGACGCGAGCAAAACCGGCGGCTCGATGTTCCGCATCCATCGCGACGTTCGCTTCTCCAAGGACAAGTCGCCGTACAAGACGAACCTCTCCGCCGTCTTTCCGCATGCGGGCGTCGAGGGGAAGGTCGACGCACCGTGTTTTTATCTGCAGGTCTCGCCGACGGAAACGATGGTGGCGGCCGGGCTTTACGGGCCGGATGCGAAGTCGCTGAAGCTCATTCGCGAGGCCATCGCCGACGATCCGGCTGCGTGGAAGCGCGCGACGTCTGGCAAGAAGTTCGACGAGCACTTTGCGATGACGACTGACAAGCTCAAGCGGCCGCCAAAGGGCTTCGACGCAGATCATCCAGCGATCGAGGAGATCAAGCGAACGCGGTTCGCCGCGATGACCAAGCCCATTTCGAGCGACGTCGTCCACGGCGGTGGCTTCGACAAGGAGATCGTGCGTCTGTGCAAGATCGCCAACCCGCTGGTCGCCTTTGTTTGCCGTGCAATGAAGCTGCCGTGGTGA
- the hisB gene encoding imidazoleglycerol-phosphate dehydratase HisB, whose amino-acid sequence MPRTATITRVTGETDVRVTLTLDGTGTVAVDTGVGFFDHMLHLLGKHAMVDLDVKATGDLHVDAHHTVEDVGLSLGKALAQALGDKSGIRRYGQCRLPMDEALADVAIDLSGRAAFAGDLKLSANDRVGDFDLELVAEFFKSLAAEAKLALHIDVIRGSNLHHIAEACFKGVGRALREAVELDPRMDGVPSTKGTLVD is encoded by the coding sequence ATGCCCCGCACCGCCACCATTACGCGCGTCACCGGCGAGACCGACGTCCGCGTCACGCTCACGCTCGACGGAACGGGCACCGTCGCCGTCGACACCGGCGTCGGCTTCTTCGACCACATGCTCCACCTGCTCGGCAAGCACGCGATGGTCGACCTCGACGTCAAGGCCACGGGTGATCTACACGTCGACGCCCATCACACCGTCGAGGACGTCGGCCTGTCGCTCGGCAAAGCCCTCGCCCAGGCCCTCGGCGACAAGTCCGGCATCCGCCGCTACGGCCAGTGCCGCTTGCCGATGGACGAAGCCCTGGCCGACGTCGCTATCGACCTCTCCGGCCGGGCCGCCTTCGCGGGTGATCTGAAGCTCTCCGCCAACGACCGCGTCGGCGATTTCGACCTGGAGCTCGTCGCCGAGTTCTTCAAGTCCCTCGCCGCCGAGGCGAAGCTTGCCCTCCACATCGACGTCATCCGCGGCAGCAACTTGCACCACATCGCCGAAGCCTGCTTCAAGGGCGTCGGCCGTGCTCTTCGCGAGGCTGTCGAGCTTGACCCCCGCATGGACGGCGTGCCGAGCACGAAGGGGACGTTGGTGGATTAA
- a CDS encoding dihydrolipoamide acetyltransferase family protein, whose amino-acid sequence MPATITMPQQSDTMTEGTLVAWVKNEGDKIDEGDVVAEIETDKATMEMEGPDEPGTIAAILVQAGESAAVGQTLAVVALEGEDVAEVKKNAGAAGSAASSSSSPEPAAAAAASGEDAAEASHAGTTATMEAPAANGQSTNGTGGRIKASPLAKRIAKNEGIDLGQLTGSGPGGRIVQKDVLDFVDSGGKTMHVEKGPDRVQHDDALTPPPVAPPALPQRIASGEVDKVELSKMRKTIAQRLQTAKQNIPHFYETVDIELDNAQALRASLNKTMEKEGIRLSIGDIIAKAVAVTLQKHPVLNTTFDGTTMTRHGDVNLGMAVALDDGLIVPVLKNIDQMGFREIRLRSKELVDKARKQKLKGDEMSGATFTVSNLGGFGVKEFIAIVNPPEVGILAIGAGTKRAVVADDGSIVARSVMTVTLSADHRAVDGADSARFLATLKSMIEEPGMMLV is encoded by the coding sequence ATGCCCGCCACCATCACAATGCCCCAGCAGTCCGACACCATGACCGAGGGCACGCTCGTGGCATGGGTGAAAAACGAGGGCGACAAAATCGATGAAGGCGACGTCGTTGCAGAAATCGAGACCGACAAGGCCACCATGGAGATGGAAGGGCCCGATGAGCCAGGCACGATCGCTGCGATCCTCGTTCAAGCTGGAGAGTCCGCTGCCGTCGGGCAGACGCTGGCGGTGGTGGCGCTCGAAGGCGAGGACGTGGCCGAGGTGAAGAAGAACGCGGGGGCAGCCGGCAGCGCGGCTTCTTCCTCATCGTCACCCGAACCCGCGGCCGCCGCTGCGGCGTCAGGGGAAGATGCCGCCGAAGCATCGCACGCGGGAACCACTGCGACGATGGAAGCCCCCGCCGCGAACGGGCAATCGACCAACGGCACGGGCGGCCGAATCAAAGCATCGCCACTGGCCAAGCGGATCGCGAAGAACGAGGGCATCGACCTCGGCCAGCTCACCGGCAGCGGCCCAGGCGGTCGGATTGTGCAGAAGGACGTCCTCGACTTCGTCGACTCTGGCGGCAAGACGATGCATGTCGAGAAAGGCCCAGATCGCGTCCAGCACGACGACGCCCTCACGCCGCCGCCCGTCGCCCCGCCGGCTCTGCCGCAGCGGATCGCCTCGGGCGAGGTCGACAAGGTCGAGTTGTCGAAGATGCGCAAGACAATCGCGCAGCGCCTTCAAACGGCCAAGCAGAACATCCCGCATTTCTACGAGACGGTCGACATCGAGCTCGACAACGCCCAGGCCCTGCGGGCGAGCCTCAACAAGACGATGGAAAAGGAAGGCATTCGCCTCTCCATCGGCGACATCATCGCCAAGGCCGTCGCCGTAACGCTGCAGAAGCACCCGGTCCTGAACACGACCTTCGACGGCACGACGATGACGCGGCACGGCGACGTCAACCTTGGCATGGCCGTCGCGCTCGACGACGGCCTGATCGTCCCGGTTCTCAAGAACATCGACCAGATGGGCTTCCGCGAGATTCGCCTGCGGAGCAAAGAGCTCGTCGACAAGGCCCGCAAGCAGAAGCTCAAGGGCGACGAGATGAGCGGCGCGACCTTCACCGTCAGCAACCTCGGCGGGTTCGGCGTCAAGGAGTTCATCGCCATCGTCAACCCGCCGGAGGTCGGCATCCTCGCCATCGGTGCCGGCACGAAGCGAGCTGTCGTCGCCGACGACGGCAGCATCGTCGCACGGTCGGTCATGACGGTCACGCTGTCGGCCGACCACCGAGCCGTCGACGGTGCCGACTCGGCCCGTTTCCTCGCCACGCTCAAGAGCATGATCGAGGAACCGGGCATGATGCTTGTGTAA